The sequence AAAATGTTTTTACAAATAACTTATATTTTAGATTTCTTTCCAAACTCTCTTGTTTAATCATGTCTGTAATTTCGTTTGTTAATTTTTGATTCTTGAGGTAATCTAATATAATGTCACTATCATGAATTTCTCCTAATCTGTCCTGTATCTTTTTCAAGTTTTCAATATGTAATGGTATTTTCTTGTTACTAAGAGATAATTCTATGGTGTAACGTAACTTCTTAAAATCTTTCCTCATTTTATGAAGTTCATCAATTTTTTTATCGTCAATTATCACAATAGGAATATTCTGTTTTATTCTAGAATTTAATTTGTTTACAGTCTTATGAAATCTGTTTTTTAATTTTGATTCAGATAACTGTTTTTCAGTGATTTTAGGCATTGAAAATGATCTTAGTTTTGTTGCAACGAAATGCGCATCTCTAATCTTTGATTTTCGTTTAATTATTAATGATGATATTAGTTTAGAAGAAGATGGATTGGCAAAATATTGTTGATCTAACTTGATAGTTATGATATCAAAATCTCTGATTTCTGTGTTTATCTTAAAGAGCAGATTTGACTTATCTATGTAATTTTGAAAATTTGGTTGTTTTCGAATCTTTTTTGGTAGTATTTTGTAAGCAGCCTGCAGCCTTCTTATCGTAATTCTGATGTCGTGAATATTTTCCTCACTTGGATCATCCATATACTCATCTAATTTATTGATACTTTTTTCAACAATTTTATGGAAATTTTTTATGAATATTTTCTTTGTTAAAATTTGGAACTCTGTCATACCACTTTGTAATTATGACGTTCTAATATTTCAAACCATGTTTCATAGGTCTACATAATCTCAATAGTGGCTCACACTCTATACGCTCCAAACTTATCATCCTCTTGATACCATGTACTCTTGTGACGGCCCTCCTTACCCTTGAGCGAAATACGCAGTTAGATAGATTATGTGACTTGATTCTAAATAATAGTGAAAGAATCAATCTTGTAGCCATTATAGACCAAAAAGGTAGAGTCATAGAAAATAAAATGCGTGATGATAGGGTAATAAAAGATCTTACAGATCAAAAAAGAGAGATGTTGTTCATGGAAAGTGCTTTACAGTTATCCATGATCCGAGATTTTGATGATGAATTTGGAGCAATGAAATATACTTATTCAACAAGAGAAAAGATCTCATTTTTCACATTTTTATTAAATGATTATGCCATAATTGTGCTAAGTGAACCTGGAGAAAATCCGTTATTACTTGCATCAAAAGTCGTTAAAATAATAAATTCGCCTATTGAATCAAACAACCAAATAGTAGATTGAACTGAAAATTTTACAAATCATATAGCATTTTTAGTTAATCTTTAACATTGTTTTCAGAAATTACATCCTGAACGGTCTCATTTATTACTGCTTCTGCAATATCACTTGAATATTCAGCAGTTCTGCGAATGTCTTCCAAAACAAATTTTATGACGCTTGAATATTTTTTTGATTCCTCTAAACTATCAGTAAATTCTTTTTCTTTTTCTGCTATTCTGCATGCGTTTGTAGCAACAGAGTCTGCAAGAAGATAATCACGTTTATTTAATGCTGTAATGGAATCTTCAAACACTTTTAATGACTCCTCACTTAATTTTGTAATCTTTTGTAACAATGATGGTTCTAATGTAGATTTAAGAAATTTCACCCTGCTTGCTATTGAAACAGCATGATCTGCAATTCTTTCAACAGATTTAACTACGATTCTATAACTGATGCAATCAGATGGCTTTTGCAGTCCTATGTCACGTAAAATT is a genomic window of Nitrosopumilaceae archaeon containing:
- a CDS encoding CHAD domain-containing protein, with protein sequence MTEFQILTKKIFIKNFHKIVEKSINKLDEYMDDPSEENIHDIRITIRRLQAAYKILPKKIRKQPNFQNYIDKSNLLFKINTEIRDFDIITIKLDQQYFANPSSSKLISSLIIKRKSKIRDAHFVATKLRSFSMPKITEKQLSESKLKNRFHKTVNKLNSRIKQNIPIVIIDDKKIDELHKMRKDFKKLRYTIELSLSNKKIPLHIENLKKIQDRLGEIHDSDIILDYLKNQKLTNEITDMIKQESLERNLKYKLFVKTFSEQRIGFEKLICKI